From Medicago truncatula cultivar Jemalong A17 chromosome 7, MtrunA17r5.0-ANR, whole genome shotgun sequence, a single genomic window includes:
- the LOC11426534 gene encoding probable serine/threonine-protein kinase At1g01540 — protein sequence MSIFDGTFLNTQLSKHTSIFGLRVWVVIGILIGVAIVFILFLISLCVVSRRRHRRTGDYKITGATPAKEIQEIVHVPGPHMLRRPTPVPEIHVDIGRQEHRVVVKSDKVSSGESRGTVGSGCETTSSFGSGSVGGIGPEVSHLGWGRWYTLRELEDATGGLCPENVLGEGGYGIVYHGVLTDGTKVAVKNLLNNKGQAEKEFKVEVEAIGRVRHKNLVRLLGYCVEGAYRMLVYEYVDNGNLEQWLHGDVGPVSPLTWEIRMNVILGTARGLAYLHEGLEPKVVHRDVKSSNILLDRQWNSKVSDFGLAKLLNSENSYVTTRVMGTFGYVAPEYACTGMLTEKSDVYSFGILIMELITGRSPVDYGRPQGEVNLIEWLKTMVGNRKAEDVVDPKLPELPSSKALKRALLIALRCVDPDATKRPKMGHVIHMLEADDLLFHNDHKTGGESSRSLNDFQPEHEDSNLDKRTDEGISGQSEHGSGRNDNHQSRR from the exons ATGTCGATCTTCGATGGAACATTCCTCAACACACAACTCTCCAAACACACATCGATCTTCGGTCTCCGTGTATGGGTCGTCATCGGAATCTTAATAGGCGTCGCAATcgtcttcatcctcttcttaaTATCTCTATGTGTAGTTTCACGTCGCCGCCACCGCCGCACCGGAGACTACAAAATCACCGGAGCTACACCAGCTAAAGAAATACAAGAGATCGTGCATGTTCCAGGTCCACACATGCTCCGGCGACCTACTCCGGTACCAGAGATCCACGTGGACATTGGAAGACAAGAACATCGCGTGGTTGTTAAATCTGATAAGGTTTCAAGTGGTGAGAGTAGAGGAACAGTGGGAAGTGGGTGTGAAACCACGTCGTCTTTTGGAAGTGGTAGTGTTGGTGGGATTGGACCTGAAGTGTCACATCTTGGATGGGGTAGATGGTATACTTTGCGAGAGCTTGAAGATGCTACTGGTGGATTGTGTCCTGAAAATGTTCTTGGTGAAGGTGGTTATGGAATTGTTTACCATGGTGTTCTTACGGATGGTACTAAAGTTGCTGTCAAAAATCTCTTGAATAACAA GGGCCAAGCTGAGAAAGAATTCAAAGTAGAGGTAGAAGCAATTGGTCGAGTACGACACAAAAATCTTGTTAGGCTGCTTGGATATTGTGTTGAAGGGGCCTACAG GATGCTTGTGTATGAATATGTGGACAATGGCAATCTAGAACAGTGGTTGCATGGGGATGTTGGACCTGTAAGCCCTTTGACGTGGGAAATACGCATGAACGTTATATTGGGAACAGCAAGAGG ATTGGCCTATCTACATGAGGGTCTTGAACCAAAGGTTGTTCACCGAGATGTGAAATCAAGTAACATCCTCCTTGATCGCCAATGGAACTCCAAGGTGTCTGATTTCGGGCTTGCCAAGCTTTTAAATTCCGAGAATAGTTATGTCACGACTCGAGTTATGGGGACATTTGG TTATGTTGCACCAGAATATGCCTGCACCGGAATGCTGACCGAGAAGAGTGATGTTTATAGCTTTGGGATACTTATCATGGAGTTAATCACTGGGAGAAGTCCGGTTGATTATGGTAGACCACAAGGAGAG GTTAATTTAATAGAGTGGTTGAAGACTATGGTTGGTAACCGCAAAGCTGAGGATGTAGTTGATCCTAAGCTACCTGAGTTGCCATCTTCAAAGGCTCTTAAACGCGCTCTATTAATCGCTCTTCGGTGTGTTGATCCTGATGCAACAAAGAGGCCTAAAATGGGACATGTGATTCACATGCTCGAGGCAGACGACCTCTTATTCCATAAT GATCACAAAACTGGGGGAGAGTCTTCGCGATCTCTTAACGATTTTCAACCAGAGCATGAGGACTCAAATTTGGATAAGAGAACAGATGAAGGAATCAGTGGTCAAAGTGAACATGGTAGTGGTAGAAATGATAATCATCAGTCTAGGAGATGA